The following proteins are co-located in the Nomia melanderi isolate GNS246 chromosome 1, iyNomMela1, whole genome shotgun sequence genome:
- the LOC116433285 gene encoding bridge-like lipid transfer protein family member 3B isoform X3: MVSLIKKQLLKHLSRFTKNLSADKINLSALKGEGELSNLELDETVLTDLLELPSWLRLTNAWCNKVSFRIQWTKLRSVPIYLRLDEVHIEVETCEDLRDLSSSQESSYLGPTKYSFIHKVIDGITVAVNTISVTFNSPAFIASVQMNRIIVESKSATWQRCDLRTTRVKDSDRGQLLIFKELEWQTVRIEAQSTKDKNLTPLRLLTNQARCRITIKKRISDCFVMGSRLILILDDLLWVLTDSQLKAALHFIDSLGGLIEKATILERKAKAARKLEVLPEYQAQISQQSRTKNQCNTAIAKVFTRYDVVETSYHFLCQRIDLHLCDDVGDGRSSYPDLKDGGALQISLVRFQIDYYPYHLAMADRKHWAKYRENATPHSQWLQQSLSSFRSQFMDLIDSGRTQHSPLTRSQGNVMVGNAKGSGENLEKNNQTQNANVFSHEQKKSQHPSGNPVKNYILEQLAKLMTTCIIIRIDDFTLYKVTTTSRNPVPKEFVTGERDRFCLPEDVTILHAEFTYYYYPGDITFPLPPPKFYVQLNPIQVNFDVCSCLWFNSFALNLHHSLMNKDKQTTHTSINLMYFDVKIEAILPRIVFESQQDYPNQKDRPKSLHIQTSRASITNVRSTERSSRADLAQCLNTFQMGQMFFSTEFPNKPDDFHVVTDKFLAHCSGTDNVRHPPANFSSNSVNELVRQLHRELLWTEAKDVWCCNLEPVWGDFFGARAVGQNRPVPFLDAFPLTLWCYISMNPSNSEKFSTADIHGLAYISNLVSVQINHYQYLFLLRLSEVLSEMATYLTIDSNKILKVNSGSSLIIGALIPQVEVTFVMPSHTPGKENSGGDVESVVPDTSSIADEIVSSAAPWQSSVERPDFSSKKINISNEVLTPQSEVSSILSTDFIHSVAPTQTVVTFKQNGPNRHDQQLLTNATHDRQCIGIEEEKAIPTMREIKTVPETAFKHNRGDSSSNAPFIPNNFNVGLSSMKKGLSNLMTSIDSALKASPEDGSSDTVSIRSDVSSDSENYVLVCLQDQEKLDAMFSVDNAITSVEEASEVVEETPDTQSEKSLDSVCKRKDIVSMATFKLSKVEFIQQSCGYTSSIKVQVSNVGNDECSSIPWDEFQVKRKTKFSARSRGWVELASDSNCRSCIKLRLDHDLKCKSDSYKLSQASYNMSNKSLHSSQNQSYSTEQEVDVGVIDVHNKQSVLNLFEDKLDVKVTDISMTLSMSSISGLTDLIEDEIIPKPIPIQIYLESISLRLNEDRPPNNITSPGPIPVDMNIAKLRIVRDTNGVFHIEPVVNMLSITDSFTTLSNNDNQTDQKVDHEIELNVLRKSSKQLKSDNEELRRRVDTLEKLSEENAKLMRIKEESEIVKLHLNTAQEDIQMLLREKKALQETVTELQNQIIGTGGTRASWSTKR; this comes from the exons ATGGTGTCActaataaagaaacaattattgaaaCATCTGTCGAG GTTCACCAAGAATCTTTCAGcggataaaataaatttaagtgcACTTAAAGGGGAAGGCGAACTGTCTAATCTAGAACTGGACGAAACGGTTCTGACGGATTTGCTGGAGCTACCGTCATGGCTCAGATTGACGAACGCTTGGTGCAATAAAGTTTCGTTTCGCATACAGTGGACTAAACTGAGAAGTGTTCCTatatatttg CGTTTAGATGAAGTTCATATAGAGGTAGAAACATGTGAAGATTTAAGAGACTTATCTTCTTCGCAAGAATCTTCGTATTTAGGTCctacaaaatattctttcatacATAAAGTAATCGATGGAATAACAGTAGCTGTTAATACTATATCGGTTACTTTTAACAGTCCTGCATTTATTGCTTCGGTTCag ATGAACCGTATTATTGTGGAATCAAAGTCGGCAACATGGCAACGTTGTGATCTAAGAACTACTAGAGTGAAAGATTCCGATCGTGGGCAGttacttatttttaaagaaCTCGAGTGGCAGACGGTTAGAATAGAAGCACAAAGTACTAAAGATAAAAATCTTACTCCATTACGTCTACTTACAAATCAAGCAAGATGTCGAATCACCATCAAGAAAAGAATATCAG aTTGTTTTGTTATGGGATCAAGGCTGATTCTTATATTAGATGATCTCCTATGGGTATTAACAGATTCGCAGTTAAAAGCAGCCCTTCATTTTATTGACTCGCTTGGAGGTTTAATAGAAAAGGCTACGATTTTAGAACGCAAAGCTAAAGCCGCTAGAAAATTAGAG GTATTACCAGAGTATCAAGCGCAAATATCACAGCAATCTAGGACGAAGAATCAATGTAACACGGCCATTGCAAAAGTATTTACTAGGTACGATGTTGTAGAAACATCATACCACTTTCTGTGTCAGCGAATTGATTTGCATTTATGTGATGATGTTGGTG ATGGTAGATCCTCTTATCCTGATTTAAAAGACGGCGGTGCACTGCAAATTTCACTAGTTagatttcaaattgattattatcCATATCATTTGGCAATGGCTGACAGAAAACATTGGGCTAAATACAGAGAGAATGCTACTCCGCACAGTCAGTGGTTGCAACAATCGTTAAGTTCATTTCGAAGTCAGTTCATGGATCTTATTGATTCCGGTCGAACTCAACATTCTCCTTTGACAAGAAGTCAAGGGAACGTTATGG ttgGTAATGCGAAAGGTTCCGGTGAAAATTTGGAGAAGAATAACCAAACTCAAAATGCCAACGTGTTTTCCCACGAACAAAAGAAATCACAGCATCCGAGTGGGAATCCagtgaaaaattatattctagAGCAGCTTGCCAAATTAATGACAACATGTATCATAATAAGGATCGATGACTTCACTTTGTACAAAGTGACAACCACATCTCGCAATCCTGTACCAAAAGAGTTCGTTACAG GTGAGAGGGACAGATTTTGTCTCCCAGAAGATGTAACGATCCTCCACGCTGAATTTACATATTACTATTATCCTGGAGACATTACATTTCCAT TGCCGCCACCAAAGTTTTACGTACAACTGAATCCCATTCAAGTAAACTTCGATGTTTGTTCCTGCTTATGGTTTAATTCTTTTGCGTTGAACTTACATCACTCTCTAatgaataaagataaacaaacaaCACATACTTCCATTAACTTAATGTACTTCGATGTAAAAATTGAAGCTATACTTCCAAGA ATAGTTTTTGAAAGTCAGCAGGATTATCCAAATCAGAAGGACAGACCGAAGTCTTTGCACATTCAGACTTCAAGAGCATCGATAACAAATGTTCGATCTACTGAAAGATCTTCGAGAGCAGACTTGGCTCAATGTTTGAACACCTTTCAGATGGGTCAGATGTTCTTCAGCACTGAATTTCCAAATAAACCAGATGATTTTCATGTTGTAACGGATAAATTTCTAGCTCATTGTTcag GCACTGATAATGTTCGCCATCCGCCAGCGAATTTTAGCAGTAATTCTGTAAATGAATTAGTCCGCCAATTGCATCGAGAGCTTTTGTGGACGGAAGCCAAGGACGTGTGGTGTTGTAACTTGGAACCTGTTTGGGGAGACTTCTTTGGTGCTCGTGCAGTTGGACAAAATCGACCGGTACCATTTCTGGATGCATTTCCTCTAACACTATGGTGTTACATATCAATGAATCCATCGAATTCTGAAAAATTTTCAACTGCTGACATCCATGGTCTTGCATATATAAGCAATTTAGTTAGCGTGCAGATAAatcattatcaatatttatttttgttgagaCTGTCAGAAGTTCTGTCAGAGATGGCAACGTACTTAACCATCGATtcgaacaaaatattgaaagttaaTTCTGGCAGTTCACTTATTATCGGTGCACTAATACCACAAGTGGAAGTGACCTTCGTCATGCCATCCCATACACCTGGGAAAGAAAATTCTGGTGGAGATGTCGAATCAGTGGTACCGGATACATCTAGTATAGCAGATGAAATCGTAAGTTCAGCTGCTCCATGGCAGAGTAGCGTAGAAAGACCTGACTTCAGTagtaaaaagattaatatcagTAATGAGGTGTTGACACCGCAAAGTGAGGTGTCTTCAATATTGTCAACCGACTTCATACATTCTGTTGCTCCAACTCAAACCGTTGTGACATTTAAGCAAAATGGTCCAAATAGACATGATCAACAACTGTTAACGAATGCAACGCATGACAGACAATGCATTGGCATAGAAGAAGAGAAAGCAATACCTACTATGCGAGAAATTAAAACTGTGCCAGAAACTGCGTTCAAGCATAATAGAGGAGATTCATCCTCAAATGCACCGTTCATTCCAAATAATTTTAACGTTGGTCTCTCTTCGATGAAAAAAGGTTTGAGTAATTTAATGACATCAATTGACTCTGCTTTGAAAGCTTCCCCAGAGGATGGCAGCAGTGACACAGTATCCATAAGAAGTGATGTCAGTTCCGATAGTGAAAACTATGTTTTGGTTTGTCTCCAAGATCAAGAAAAATTAGACGCAATGTTTTCTGTCGATAATGCAATAACATCAGTTGAAGAAGCTAGCGAAGTGGTTGAAGAAACTCCCGACACGCAAAGCGAGAAATCCTTGGATAGTGTATGCAAACGTAAAGATATT gtGTCTATGGCAACGTTTAAACTATCCAAAGTTGAATTCATTCAACAGTCTTGCGGTTATACGTCTTCTATCAAAGTTCAGGTGTCAAACGTTGGTAACGATGAATGTTCATCTATACCATGGGATGAGTTCCAG GTCAAGAGGAAG ACAAAATTCAGTGCACGATCTAGAGGTTGGGTCGAACTAGCCTCAGATTCAAACTGTAGATCATGTATCAAACTTCGTTTGGATCATGATTTGAAATGCAAGTCTGATTCTTACAAGCTGTCTCAAGCGAGCTACAACATGAGTAACAAGAGTCTGCATTCGTCTCAAAATCAAAGTTACAGTACTGAACAGGAAGTAGACGTTGGGGTCATTGATGTACATAACAAACAAAGTGTATTAAATTTGTTCGAAGATAAATTAGACGTTAAAGTTACTGACATATCAATGACTTTGTCGATGAGTTCAATAAGTGGACTTACAGATTTGATCGAAGATGAAATTATACCTAAGCCAATACCGATCCAG ATATATTTAGAAAGTATTTCATTACGTTTAAATGAAGATCGTCCGCCAAATAATATAACTTCACCAGGACCGATTCCTGTAGATATGAATATTGCAAAGCTTAGAATAGTACGAGATACAAATGGTGTTTTTCACATTGAACCAGTTG TAAACATGTTGAGTATCACTGACTCATTCACAACATTGTCGAACAATGATAATCAAACAGATCAGAAAGTAGATCACGAAATAGAACTGAACGTCTTGAGAAAGTCGAGCAAACAATTGAAGTCGGATAACGAGGAGCTTCGTCGACGTGTTGACACACTAGAGAAATTATCAGAAGAAAACGCGAAATTGATGCGCATTAAAGAGGAATCCGAGATAGTTAAGTTACATTTGAATACAGCACAAGAGGATATACAGATGCTTCTGCGAGAAAAGAAAGCCTTGCAGGAAACAGTAACGGAgcttcaaaatcaaataattggaACTGGTGGTACCCGTGCATCTTGGTCAACCAAAAGATAG
- the LOC116433285 gene encoding bridge-like lipid transfer protein family member 3B isoform X2 yields MVSLIKKQLLKHLSRFTKNLSADKINLSALKGEGELSNLELDETVLTDLLELPSWLRLTNAWCNKVSFRIQWTKLRSVPIYLRLDEVHIEVETCEDLRDLSSSQESSYLGPTKYSFIHKVIDGITVAVNTISVTFNSPAFIASVQMNRIIVESKSATWQRCDLRTTRVKDSDRGQLLIFKELEWQTVRIEAQSTKDKNLTPLRLLTNQARCRITIKKRISDCFVMGSRLILILDDLLWVLTDSQLKAALHFIDSLGGLIEKATILERKAKAARKLEVLPEYQAQISQQSRTKNQCNTAIAKVFTRYDVVETSYHFLCQRIDLHLCDDVGDGRSSYPDLKDGGALQISLVRFQIDYYPYHLAMADRKHWAKYRENATPHSQWLQQSLSSFRSQFMDLIDSGRTQHSPLTRSQGNVMVGNAKGSGENLEKNNQTQNANVFSHEQKKSQHPSGNPVKNYILEQLAKLMTTCIIIRIDDFTLYKVTTTSRNPVPKEFVTAQSRKKHATGERDRFCLPEDVTILHAEFTYYYYPGDITFPLPPPKFYVQLNPIQVNFDVCSCLWFNSFALNLHHSLMNKDKQTTHTSINLMYFDVKIEAILPRIVFESQQDYPNQKDRPKSLHIQTSRASITNVRSTERSSRADLAQCLNTFQMGQMFFSTEFPNKPDDFHVVTDKFLAHCSGTDNVRHPPANFSSNSVNELVRQLHRELLWTEAKDVWCCNLEPVWGDFFGARAVGQNRPVPFLDAFPLTLWCYISMNPSNSEKFSTADIHGLAYISNLVSVQINHYQYLFLLRLSEVLSEMATYLTIDSNKILKVNSGSSLIIGALIPQVEVTFVMPSHTPGKENSGGDVESVVPDTSSIADEIVSSAAPWQSSVERPDFSSKKINISNEVLTPQSEVSSILSTDFIHSVAPTQTVVTFKQNGPNRHDQQLLTNATHDRQCIGIEEEKAIPTMREIKTVPETAFKHNRGDSSSNAPFIPNNFNVGLSSMKKGLSNLMTSIDSALKASPEDGSSDTVSIRSDVSSDSENYVLVCLQDQEKLDAMFSVDNAITSVEEASEVVEETPDTQSEKSLDSVCKRKDIVSMATFKLSKVEFIQQSCGYTSSIKVQVSNVGNDECSSIPWDEFQTKFSARSRGWVELASDSNCRSCIKLRLDHDLKCKSDSYKLSQASYNMSNKSLHSSQNQSYSTEQEVDVGVIDVHNKQSVLNLFEDKLDVKVTDISMTLSMSSISGLTDLIEDEIIPKPIPIQIYLESISLRLNEDRPPNNITSPGPIPVDMNIAKLRIVRDTNGVFHIEPVVNMLSITDSFTTLSNNDNQTDQKVDHEIELNVLRKSSKQLKSDNEELRRRVDTLEKLSEENAKLMRIKEESEIVKLHLNTAQEDIQMLLREKKALQETVTELQNQIIGTGGTRASWSTKR; encoded by the exons ATGGTGTCActaataaagaaacaattattgaaaCATCTGTCGAG GTTCACCAAGAATCTTTCAGcggataaaataaatttaagtgcACTTAAAGGGGAAGGCGAACTGTCTAATCTAGAACTGGACGAAACGGTTCTGACGGATTTGCTGGAGCTACCGTCATGGCTCAGATTGACGAACGCTTGGTGCAATAAAGTTTCGTTTCGCATACAGTGGACTAAACTGAGAAGTGTTCCTatatatttg CGTTTAGATGAAGTTCATATAGAGGTAGAAACATGTGAAGATTTAAGAGACTTATCTTCTTCGCAAGAATCTTCGTATTTAGGTCctacaaaatattctttcatacATAAAGTAATCGATGGAATAACAGTAGCTGTTAATACTATATCGGTTACTTTTAACAGTCCTGCATTTATTGCTTCGGTTCag ATGAACCGTATTATTGTGGAATCAAAGTCGGCAACATGGCAACGTTGTGATCTAAGAACTACTAGAGTGAAAGATTCCGATCGTGGGCAGttacttatttttaaagaaCTCGAGTGGCAGACGGTTAGAATAGAAGCACAAAGTACTAAAGATAAAAATCTTACTCCATTACGTCTACTTACAAATCAAGCAAGATGTCGAATCACCATCAAGAAAAGAATATCAG aTTGTTTTGTTATGGGATCAAGGCTGATTCTTATATTAGATGATCTCCTATGGGTATTAACAGATTCGCAGTTAAAAGCAGCCCTTCATTTTATTGACTCGCTTGGAGGTTTAATAGAAAAGGCTACGATTTTAGAACGCAAAGCTAAAGCCGCTAGAAAATTAGAG GTATTACCAGAGTATCAAGCGCAAATATCACAGCAATCTAGGACGAAGAATCAATGTAACACGGCCATTGCAAAAGTATTTACTAGGTACGATGTTGTAGAAACATCATACCACTTTCTGTGTCAGCGAATTGATTTGCATTTATGTGATGATGTTGGTG ATGGTAGATCCTCTTATCCTGATTTAAAAGACGGCGGTGCACTGCAAATTTCACTAGTTagatttcaaattgattattatcCATATCATTTGGCAATGGCTGACAGAAAACATTGGGCTAAATACAGAGAGAATGCTACTCCGCACAGTCAGTGGTTGCAACAATCGTTAAGTTCATTTCGAAGTCAGTTCATGGATCTTATTGATTCCGGTCGAACTCAACATTCTCCTTTGACAAGAAGTCAAGGGAACGTTATGG ttgGTAATGCGAAAGGTTCCGGTGAAAATTTGGAGAAGAATAACCAAACTCAAAATGCCAACGTGTTTTCCCACGAACAAAAGAAATCACAGCATCCGAGTGGGAATCCagtgaaaaattatattctagAGCAGCTTGCCAAATTAATGACAACATGTATCATAATAAGGATCGATGACTTCACTTTGTACAAAGTGACAACCACATCTCGCAATCCTGTACCAAAAGAGTTCGTTACAG CTCAATCAAGGAAGAAACATGCAACAG GTGAGAGGGACAGATTTTGTCTCCCAGAAGATGTAACGATCCTCCACGCTGAATTTACATATTACTATTATCCTGGAGACATTACATTTCCAT TGCCGCCACCAAAGTTTTACGTACAACTGAATCCCATTCAAGTAAACTTCGATGTTTGTTCCTGCTTATGGTTTAATTCTTTTGCGTTGAACTTACATCACTCTCTAatgaataaagataaacaaacaaCACATACTTCCATTAACTTAATGTACTTCGATGTAAAAATTGAAGCTATACTTCCAAGA ATAGTTTTTGAAAGTCAGCAGGATTATCCAAATCAGAAGGACAGACCGAAGTCTTTGCACATTCAGACTTCAAGAGCATCGATAACAAATGTTCGATCTACTGAAAGATCTTCGAGAGCAGACTTGGCTCAATGTTTGAACACCTTTCAGATGGGTCAGATGTTCTTCAGCACTGAATTTCCAAATAAACCAGATGATTTTCATGTTGTAACGGATAAATTTCTAGCTCATTGTTcag GCACTGATAATGTTCGCCATCCGCCAGCGAATTTTAGCAGTAATTCTGTAAATGAATTAGTCCGCCAATTGCATCGAGAGCTTTTGTGGACGGAAGCCAAGGACGTGTGGTGTTGTAACTTGGAACCTGTTTGGGGAGACTTCTTTGGTGCTCGTGCAGTTGGACAAAATCGACCGGTACCATTTCTGGATGCATTTCCTCTAACACTATGGTGTTACATATCAATGAATCCATCGAATTCTGAAAAATTTTCAACTGCTGACATCCATGGTCTTGCATATATAAGCAATTTAGTTAGCGTGCAGATAAatcattatcaatatttatttttgttgagaCTGTCAGAAGTTCTGTCAGAGATGGCAACGTACTTAACCATCGATtcgaacaaaatattgaaagttaaTTCTGGCAGTTCACTTATTATCGGTGCACTAATACCACAAGTGGAAGTGACCTTCGTCATGCCATCCCATACACCTGGGAAAGAAAATTCTGGTGGAGATGTCGAATCAGTGGTACCGGATACATCTAGTATAGCAGATGAAATCGTAAGTTCAGCTGCTCCATGGCAGAGTAGCGTAGAAAGACCTGACTTCAGTagtaaaaagattaatatcagTAATGAGGTGTTGACACCGCAAAGTGAGGTGTCTTCAATATTGTCAACCGACTTCATACATTCTGTTGCTCCAACTCAAACCGTTGTGACATTTAAGCAAAATGGTCCAAATAGACATGATCAACAACTGTTAACGAATGCAACGCATGACAGACAATGCATTGGCATAGAAGAAGAGAAAGCAATACCTACTATGCGAGAAATTAAAACTGTGCCAGAAACTGCGTTCAAGCATAATAGAGGAGATTCATCCTCAAATGCACCGTTCATTCCAAATAATTTTAACGTTGGTCTCTCTTCGATGAAAAAAGGTTTGAGTAATTTAATGACATCAATTGACTCTGCTTTGAAAGCTTCCCCAGAGGATGGCAGCAGTGACACAGTATCCATAAGAAGTGATGTCAGTTCCGATAGTGAAAACTATGTTTTGGTTTGTCTCCAAGATCAAGAAAAATTAGACGCAATGTTTTCTGTCGATAATGCAATAACATCAGTTGAAGAAGCTAGCGAAGTGGTTGAAGAAACTCCCGACACGCAAAGCGAGAAATCCTTGGATAGTGTATGCAAACGTAAAGATATT gtGTCTATGGCAACGTTTAAACTATCCAAAGTTGAATTCATTCAACAGTCTTGCGGTTATACGTCTTCTATCAAAGTTCAGGTGTCAAACGTTGGTAACGATGAATGTTCATCTATACCATGGGATGAGTTCCAG ACAAAATTCAGTGCACGATCTAGAGGTTGGGTCGAACTAGCCTCAGATTCAAACTGTAGATCATGTATCAAACTTCGTTTGGATCATGATTTGAAATGCAAGTCTGATTCTTACAAGCTGTCTCAAGCGAGCTACAACATGAGTAACAAGAGTCTGCATTCGTCTCAAAATCAAAGTTACAGTACTGAACAGGAAGTAGACGTTGGGGTCATTGATGTACATAACAAACAAAGTGTATTAAATTTGTTCGAAGATAAATTAGACGTTAAAGTTACTGACATATCAATGACTTTGTCGATGAGTTCAATAAGTGGACTTACAGATTTGATCGAAGATGAAATTATACCTAAGCCAATACCGATCCAG ATATATTTAGAAAGTATTTCATTACGTTTAAATGAAGATCGTCCGCCAAATAATATAACTTCACCAGGACCGATTCCTGTAGATATGAATATTGCAAAGCTTAGAATAGTACGAGATACAAATGGTGTTTTTCACATTGAACCAGTTG TAAACATGTTGAGTATCACTGACTCATTCACAACATTGTCGAACAATGATAATCAAACAGATCAGAAAGTAGATCACGAAATAGAACTGAACGTCTTGAGAAAGTCGAGCAAACAATTGAAGTCGGATAACGAGGAGCTTCGTCGACGTGTTGACACACTAGAGAAATTATCAGAAGAAAACGCGAAATTGATGCGCATTAAAGAGGAATCCGAGATAGTTAAGTTACATTTGAATACAGCACAAGAGGATATACAGATGCTTCTGCGAGAAAAGAAAGCCTTGCAGGAAACAGTAACGGAgcttcaaaatcaaataattggaACTGGTGGTACCCGTGCATCTTGGTCAACCAAAAGATAG